The Sorghum bicolor cultivar BTx623 chromosome 6, Sorghum_bicolor_NCBIv3, whole genome shotgun sequence genome contains the following window.
GTGGTCAAGTCAGCATGTATCCAGCATGAGGTGTAATGGTGATGTTAGATTAATATAAGCTCTTGTTCTGAAAAAAAACTAACAGCTAGCCCAAGTTTTTCTTGCAAGATGTTCAGGTCAAGGCCAATTAGTCCGAAATGGCAGCGTATGGTTGACAATACCATATGGCTAAGTTTATTAAACTAGAGTTCTCTGCTGACACTCTTCTGACTTCTCACGTTCCTCGGGTGTCGCAGACATTTCGAGATCTCGATCGGCTATAAAATCTCGTATTCCTCCTGCTTGCAAGTGCAAGTTCCACAGAAGAGGTGTCTGTGATATATAACTCAAATTGGGGATACCTTACCATGTCTACAGAGCTCAAAGCGATGAAAGGGAGCATTTGCCATGAGTTTGAGACCGGGCTCCCCGCTGCCGACGTGTGGGGTGTCTATGGAACTCTCCTTTTTGGGAAATTGATGCCCCAACTGCTTCCTGAAGTGGTCTCAAAGGTTGAACTTTTAGAGGGAGATGGCGGTGCTGGATCAGTCCTGCTTATTACCTTCCCTCCAGGTTAGAACCTGAAAACATATATTCTTTGAGGTATGATAATAAAATGCTGTCTCAGCTCCAACTAATTTTGCTTCCTTTTCTTGTGATTCATGTTGCTAGGAACTCCTGGATCAGAAACTTTCAAAGAAAAGTTCATCAAGGTCGATAATGAAAACTACATCAAGGAGACAATAGTCACTGAAGGAGGCGCTCTAGATCATGGCTTTCAGAAATACATGGTTCGAATCGAGATTATGGGGAAAGAAGACAAGACATCCATCGTAAGATCGACAATGGAATACGAAGTCGATGATGAGCATGCAGACACACCCCCTGTGTTCAGTACCGATGGGTTAGCTACTATTGCTAAGGCCATCACAAAGTATATCAAGGAGCAGAAAGGTTCTGACTTCTGAGGAAGCTCCCAAGTAATTAAACTCTGGGAAGAAGAAATTAAAGGACCATATAGCGTCAATATATCTATTTTTTGGATTACTTCGTGCCTTGTTCGGCACCTATTCTCTCGTTCAGTTAGTTGACTGAGTGATAGCAATTAGAATATGAAACCGTGCTGCGTTCACGCGGGGTGTCCACGTTTGTTTCTTCTTCCGTAGTTGAATCGTGAGTGAGTTTTATAGATGCTTGTTTATTACTCCCTCATTCCAATTTATAAGTAGTTATGTGATTTTTTAGTAGAGATTAAGGTAAGGTGTGGATTAGACTTGATCAAACGTGGGTTGGAAAAAAACTGTCGAGTAAATAAAAATCTTTGGACCGAGTCTAACAAGACGCACTGGCAGGTCGGGTCGAGTCGGACGATTCCTCAGAGTTTTTGCACTttggtttgattttttttttggttagtTGAGTCAATGGGTTGAAAACCATGACCTAATGTACTTGCTAAGTCACGTCAGGTGGTCCATGATTAaggggatgtttggttgctagccacaaTCTACCGCAACTAACTTTAGGCAAGTGTGGCAAGCCACAAAAAGTGTGGCTAAcaaattggttgccacactttgccatgcctaaaggaatcttgccacactttttaactctatgacatgtggagcccaAAAGAATCATGTCTAAACTTAGTTGTGAACCAAACACTtgccaacttggtcaaacttgtctaaggtaaagtgtggcaaattgtggctagcaaccaaacagcccctaAATCTACCAGTGGGATTGCCACTTCTGTCCTTCTGTCATTGAAGTTAGTCACAAGCAATTTGCGGTTTTGCATGTGACAATAAGCACACATATATATCGCTCAACAAAAAGGTGACGGTAAGCACACCACCATAATTTTCAAAAAAGAAATTACATGAAGAACCCCTGTTACATTACATACGTAGACTGACAATTTCAAATTTCTCTTCCGTGCGGGCACAAAGCATCTCATTGCTAGTGCTAGGAAACCATCACCACGACGCGTGATCCATTTCTTCATGTGTGACCACTCGCTCTTAAGCATAGCTCCCCTGCGCCGGCCACACCTAGCCCCACCGCATTTGTACCAAAACTAGAGCTCCCTACATGTGAtgactaaggctttgtttggatgtagtcgtattcacatcaatccacatgtgttgaggtggattggagtggaacttgaactaaatttcactccaatccacaccaacacacatggattgaagtaaatacgacaacatccaaacaaggcctaagtgagcTCCTCGAATGTGATCACCCTCCACCAGTTGACCTTCCTCTTGTTCTATAGGTGTAAAATGGGGTGGTTGGATTTGCAATTCATCTCATGGCAGCTAATGTTTTTATAGACCTTAATTGTCTACATATCTAGTGCAAACCACAACCTCCGTAAAAACATGTGCAAACCATAGCAAAAAAGTTGTCTAAATTCAtcaaaaaaatcacacatgtagatgatttgatgatacacaacattgtaaaatatcttgtccaaactcaactttgtttgtgagatataaaaataacaaatttcaagccaGAAAGGTGTCCACAGGATTTGctagaaatttgttatttttatatctcacaaacgaattcgagtttggataagatattttacaaggttgtgtatcatcatatcatctacatgtgtgatttttttggtGAATTTAGATAACTTTTTTGTCATGGTTTGCACAGGTTTTCACGGAGGTTGTGGTTTGCACTAGATATATTCCCTACATGAAGAAGGCTAAGTCTATAACCACAAGGACGCCAACACTCTAATTCAAGATGAAGGTGTGGTGACTCTATTGTTGCAGATATAAATTCTACCTTTGTCTCTTCCTTGATGATTTAAAAATCTTATTGGAAGGTGAATGGTGAGTTAGACATTTTGATCCAAGCGACAAATACAAAATCAAACATGGTCATGGCTAAATAACATCACCATGCTATCAATTCTCATGTgcatttatatataaaaaaatggcTTTGCCAATCCAAATTTTTGTGGATGAAAATCAGAGTAAGTGGCTTATCCATAAATGATTTCTGAATAACGTGTTGGCATGCTGTTGATTCAATATTTTAGAACATCTTGaatcatatatatacacatgaaTTCAACGAGAAAGAGTAACAAAAGATTTTTTTCATGAGATCCAACTTTAGTAAAATTCCTATAAAACAAGTCATTTCATATGAATTTTATAGGACTTATAGGTGCCCAATCCTCTCTTGTTCTAAGGGATCGTATAGAATTTATTCAATTTCCTTTTGTCTCAAAAGGAACTTTGTATAGGATGTTGGAAAAAAGATTCCGACATTTTAAACGAGGCTGtagatgtactccctccatcccaaattgtaagtcattctaagaatcttgaagagtcaaaacattttcacgtttgaccaaaattatagagtgaaatactaagatttgtaacgtaaagtgagtatactatgaaaatataattaagaaagaa
Protein-coding sequences here:
- the LOC8063893 gene encoding S-norcoclaurine synthase, whose protein sequence is MSTELKAMKGSICHEFETGLPAADVWGVYGTLLFGKLMPQLLPEVVSKVELLEGDGGAGSVLLITFPPGTPGSETFKEKFIKVDNENYIKETIVTEGGALDHGFQKYMVRIEIMGKEDKTSIVRSTMEYEVDDEHADTPPVFSTDGLATIAKAITKYIKEQKGSDF